The proteins below are encoded in one region of Engystomops pustulosus chromosome 8, aEngPut4.maternal, whole genome shotgun sequence:
- the TSR3 gene encoding 18S rRNA aminocarboxypropyltransferase produces the protein MGRKKQQKDCRPKYKESRFKKTSKSLESFTSEVHEALDASIQGDTAGDDGEARVKLPCALAMWELGHCDPKRCTGRKLVRKGLVRNLRLNQRFNGLILSPMGTMYVSPADRQIVADGGVAVIDCSWAKLEETPFAKMKGSHPRLLPYLVAANPVNYGRPCKLSCVEAFAATFCIVGFPDLATILLRKFKWGKVFLELNKELLDKYSKCQDVEEVKKVEAEYLAEDKDKDAEEIDPFDVESGREFSNPNRVICSKRLTKDEDSDDDEDDDDDEEEEPDEEEDSSDAAEGSDEGSGEEEGEGEAASSKPVVWKGVKKRLRD, from the exons ATGGGGCGAAAAAAGCAGCAGAAGGATTGTagacccaaatataaagaatccCGCTTCAAGAAAACATCTAAAAGTCTGGAGAGCTTCACCAGCGAGGTGCATGAAGCCTTAGATG CCAGTATTCAGGGGGACACGGCGGGAGACGATGGAGAGGCCAGGGTGAAGTTGCCTTGTGCCCTGGCAATGTGGGAGCTGGGGCACTGCGACCCCAAGAGATGTACTGGCCGGAAGTTGGTCCGCAAAGGTCTGGTCCGGAACCTTCGCCTAAACCAGAGGTTTAACGGTCTGATCCTAAGTCCGATGGGGACGATGTATGTGTCACCTGCCGACAG GCAGATCGTAGCAGACGGTGGAGTCGCAGTCATTGACTGTTCGTGGGCGAAGTTGGAAGAGACTCCGTTTGCAAAGATGAAGGGAAGCCATCCCCGACTCCTGCCGTACCTGGTGGCTGCAAACCCTGTGAATTATGGCCGCCCCTGCAAACTGTCCTGCGTGGAAGCTTTTGCAGCAACTTTCTGCATTGTGG GATTTCCAGATTTGGCCACAATTTTACTGAGAAAATTTAAATGGGGGAAAGTATTTCTGGAACTGAACAAGGAGCTGCTGGATAAATACAGTAAGTGCCAAGACGTGGAGGAGGTGAAGAAGGTGGAAGCCGAGTACTTGGCCGAAGACAAAGATAAGGATGCGGAGGAAATAG ATCCATTTGATGTCGAATCTGGCAGAGAATTTTCCAATCCCAATAGAGTCATCTGTTCAAaaag ACTGACAAAAGATGaggacagtgatgatgatgaggacgatgatgatgatgaggaagaGGAGCCTGATGAAGAGGAGGATAGTAGTGATGCTGCAGAAGGCAGTGATGAAGgctctggagaggaggagggtgaagGTGAAGCAGCTTCTAGTAAACCTGTTGTTTGGAAAGGAGTCAAAAAGAGACTTAGAGACTGA